The Epinephelus lanceolatus isolate andai-2023 chromosome 11, ASM4190304v1, whole genome shotgun sequence genome window below encodes:
- the LOC117265116 gene encoding organic solute transporter subunit alpha-like, which produces MEEALNSTINPACLQEPPLAIDVIKQLDVFGLCLYSMLTFMSCISLLLYLEQCVYIYKKLPYPKKTTIIWINGAAPVIAVMSCFGMWIPRAVMFTDMTSNSYFAVVVYKVLVLLVEEFGGSTAFLNRFSGKPFRIRTGPCCCCCVCLPLVPMSRRLLFILKLGALQYAILKTVLSVLSIILWTNGNFDLSDLEITGTAIWIGPFLGVLTLTSLWPVAIIFMNTNGFLRTLKIVPKYAMYQLVLVLSQLQTSIINILALDGTIACSPPFSSQARASMLNQQMMIMEMFIITLVTRNLYRRTYDPLPPEEHDNDQNAKAALQACLMEHDV; this is translated from the exons ATGGAGGAAGCCCTCAACAGCACCATCAATCCAGCTTGTTTACAAGAGCCCCCGCTGGCTATCGACGTGATAAAAC AGCTGGATGTGTTTGGCTTGTGCCTGTACTCCATGCTCACCTTCATGTCCTGCATCTCCCTGCTGCTGTACCTGGAGCAGTGTGTCTATATTTATAAAAAACTGCCCTACCCCAAGAAGACAACCATCATTTGGATAAATGGTGCAGCACCA GTCATTGCTGTTATGTCTTGTTTTGGGATGTGGATCCCGAGGGCAGTCATGTTCACAGACATGACGTCTAACAG TTATTTTGCAGTCGTGGTGTATAAAGTCTTGGTTCTGCTGGTTGAGGAGTTTGGGGGCAGCACTGCTTTTCTGAACCGGTTTTCCGGTAAACCATTTAGGATCAGAACAggaccctgctgctgctgctgcgtctgtcTTCCTCTTGTGCCCATGTCACG GCGACTGTTATTCATCCTGAAGCTGGGTGCTCTACAGTATGCAATCCTTAAGACGGTGCTCTCTGTCCTCTCCATAATATTGTGGACAAATGGCAACTTTGACCTCTCTGAT TTAGAGATCACTGGTACAGCCATTTGGATCGGCCCATTCCTTGGCGTTCTCACTCTCACCTCCCTCTGGCCTGTTGCCATCATCTTCATGAACACTAACGGCTTTCTACGCACCCTCAAAATTGTCCCAAAGTATGCCATGTACCAG cTAGTACTTGTACTGAGTCAGCTGCAGACATCAATCATTAACATCCTGGCTTTAGATGGGACCATCGCCTGCTCCCCTCCCTTCTCTTCTCAAGCTCGTGCCTCCA TGCTAAATCAGCAAATGATGATCATGGAGATGTTCATCATCACTTTGGTCACTCGGAATTTGTACCGTCGTACATATGACCCACTTCCCCCTgaggaacatgacaatgacCAGAATGCTAAAGCCGCCCTGCAGGCTTGTCTCATGGAGCATGACGTCTGA
- the LOC117261310 gene encoding uncharacterized protein LOC117261310, protein MDVQTENMDPPPCESQSSGKIRKGFKLFGKRKPGNIFSIRGKGDGNNKSPVIRSKTSDGLSETAAPDSEQEPDKEKAQEVSQGEREQAEEEALGEDGVMAAAPARASISSASSAKSLSFLSLLRGGRRGVGDRRVHTVSQPVGRHRRGLKGLFGNVKFKSKDKEEKEEAPPSPLLMSSRANSVEIIKEDLTLTPKSHPRSLDSPETESYEPEKSFATQDSEATSPSETSTPQVTAGDVSRTDEHVPPLPTSEPPLVPGDNSLSCLLADISSLLTFDSITGGGDIMADVEAEWGKASSPVSAAGTEVTPSSTSLFSKPTISSPPTSAFINTAATAKPSPVAVPTTTSTQSFTPLTKTTATSSPKPSSIITTLTKSSTLTTQSVKLSSDSTPAPEPSASVKIKSTPSPIATRTSTTPVTLTSLSAPIMAPPSMTVKSTLSITSASSTAPPNTPATVVKAPSASPTLTSTASKLASEVIAAPPQVVASVSKPIPVVTPTTTSAKPPPVTHSPPTAVAFTQPPPVKLDSASSLNLQTSTSYKPSLSSAAGESKAPVTVSPASAVTTKPPSPPPSKMTTVPTSTTTSGSVSAALSKPSLTSSPVDLSKPSSTLVSVPDVPSSTLTATTKTQPSPASVPTPSLTSLDKVPPTTKPTPAPVSLDKTPPAPTPTPTTHAVVSTASATPPPTGQTPVSQSKAPPAQIPVSVPKDPTAPALISITQSKAPPAQIPVSVPKEPPAQMQVFQSKAPPAPAQIPNSVPKETPAPAQIQVSQSKAPPASAQIPVSVAKPPPAPVQIPVSVAKAPPAPVQIPVSVAKPPPAPAQIPVSVAKPPPAPAQIPVSVVKDPPAPAQIPVSQSKAPPVTTPATCPVPSPSSPPAPCLSEAAKMIGSGQASVDGQLTSSSGTGAQGAQTVLPKTEELYTETRTSVQGPPRERKIPQAKPSGLSKIPVVGGGRAAKIPVRDSQHDDEASRDPPTPEDDRPHFNSHGAGSRDKISDVEANVPTSKHAQEESQQLPQPKVLTSLPRDSKIPVKHGAQSHAASQIPQAKEPARTKIPVSKVPVRRSGTKPAAAGGSTQLRK, encoded by the coding sequence ATGGATGTACAAACAGAGAACATGGACCCCCCGCCTTGTGAATCCCAGTCGAGTGGAAAAATCAGAAAAGGATTCAAGCTGTTTGGCAAACGCAAGCCAGGTAACATTTTTTCTATTCGTGGCAAAGGGGATGGGAACAACAAGTCACCTGTTATCAGGAGCAAAACCAGTGATGGATTATCTGAGACTGCTGCACCAGATTCAGAGCAGGAGCCAGACAAGGAAAAGGCACAGGAGGTGAgtcaaggagagagggagcaggcagAAGAGGAGGCTCTCGGTGAAGATGGCGTTATGGCTGCAGCCCCAGCTCGTGCCTCCATTTCTTCAGCCAGCTCAGCCAAGTCCCTCAGCTTCCTGTCGCTGCTGAGGGGTGGTCGGAGAGGAGTGGGGGACCGCAGGGTTCACACCGTGTCCCAGCCTGTGGGTCGGCACCGTCGTGGGCTGAAGGGTCTGTTTGGCAATGTTAAGtttaaatcaaaagataaagaggagaaggaggaagccCCTCCGAGCCCACTTCTCATGTCGTCCCGTGCCAACAGTGTGGAAATCATCAAAGAGGACCTCACCCTCACCCCCAAATCCCATCCTCGCTCTCTGGACAGCCCAGAGACTGAGAGCTATGAGCCTGAAAAGAGCTTTGCAACACAGGACAGTGAAGCTACGTCCCCATCAGAGACCTCAACTCCCCAGGTGACGGCAGGCGATGTGAGTAGAACTGATGAGCATGTGCCGCCTTTACCCACCTCTGAACCACCCTTGGTACCCGGGGATAACAGCCTGAGCTGCCTGCTGGCAGACATCTCCTCTCTCCTGACCTTTGACTCAATCACAGGGGGTGGAGACATTATGGCTGATGTGGAGGCAGAGTGGGGAAAAGCGAGCAGTCCTGTGAGTGCTGCGGGGACTGAAGTCACGCCATCATCCACATCTCTCTTCTCCAAACCCACCATCTCATCTCCACCGACCTCTGCCTTCATCAACACAGCTGCTACGGCAAAACCCTCTCCTGTAGCCGTCCCCACAACAACCTCTACCCAATCCTTTACTCCTCTGACAAAGACAACTGCAACCTCTTCTCCCAAGCCAAGCTCCATCATCACGACGTTGACCAAATCTTCCACTTTGACGACTCAGTCAGTCAAACTGAGTTCGGACTCTACTCCAGCCCCTGAGCCTTCTGCTAGCGTAAAAATTAAATCAACTCCTTCGCCCATTGCAACGAGAACCTCAACTACCCCTGTAACGTTAACAAGCCTTTCGGCTCCAATAATGGCTCCTCCTTCCATGACCGTTAAATCCACACTGAGCATCACCTCTGCttcttcaacagctcctccgAACACACCTGCCACTGTAGTAAAGGCTCCCTCAGCTAGTCCAACTCTTACCAGTACGGCTAGCAAATTGGCTTCAGAGGTGATCGCAGCACCTCCTCAAGTTGTTGCTTCAGTAAGTAAACCTATCCCTGTTGTGACTCCAACAACTACATCAGCTAAACCTCCACCAGTAACCCATAGCCCTCCCACAGCTGTTGCTTTTACCCAGCCTCCACCTGTTAAACTGGATTCAGCTAGCAGCTTGAACCTGCAAACTTCCACTTCCTACAAACCTTCCCTGAGTTCAGCTGCAGGAGAATCTAAAGCCCCAGTGACAGTATCACCAGCCAGTGCTGTTACAACTAAAcccccctctcctccacccTCTAAGATGACAACGGTTCCCACATCAACTACGACCTCAGGCTCGGTATCTGCGGCCCTCTCCAAACCATCACTTACCTCTAGCCCAGTGGACTTAAGTAAGCCCTCTTCCACTCTTGTAAGTGTTCCAGATGTTCCTTCCTCTACTCTGACTGCCACAACTAAAACCCAACCCAGCCCTGCATCTGTCCCAACGCCATCTTTAACTTCTTTAGATAAGGTTCCTCCCACGACTAAACCCACTCCTGCACCAGTGTCTTTAGATAAGACACCCCCTGCTCCCACACCAACCCCAACCACTCATGCTGTTGTTTCTACAGCATCCGCAACACCTCCTCCCACAGGTCAGACCCCAGTCTCTCAATCTAAAGCCCCTCCTGCTCAGATCCCAGTTTCTGTACCAAAAGATCCAACTGCTCCAGCTTTGATCTCAATTACTCAGTCTAAAGCTCCTCCTGCTCAGATCCCAGTTTCTGTACCGAAAGAACCACCTGCTCAAATGCAAGTCTTTCAGTCTAAAGCCCCTCCGGCTCCGGCTCAGATCCCAAATTCTGTACCTAAAGAAACACCTGCTCCTGCTCAAATTCAAGTTTCTCAATCTAAAGCCCCTCCTGCATCTGCTCAGATCCCAGTTTCTGTAGCTaaacctcctcctgctcctgttCAGATCCCAGTTTCTGTAGCTAAAGCCCCTCCTGCTCCTGTTCAAATTCCAGTTTCTGTAGCTaaacctcctcctgctcctgctcagATCCCAGTTTCTGTAGCTAAACcccctcctgctcctgctcaaATTCCAGTTTCTGTAGTTAAAGATCCACCTGCTCCTGCTCAGATCCCAGTTTCTCAATCTAAAGCCCCTCCTGTAACAACTCCTGCCACTTGCCCTGtaccctctccttcctctcctcctgcacctTGTCTGAGTGAGGCTGCTAAGATGATAGGAAGTGGACAGGCATCAGTAGATGGGCAACTGACTAGTTCAAGTGGCACGGGTGCCCAGGGGGCCCAGACTGTGCTGCCTAAAACAGAAGAACTGTATACTGAGACACGAACGAGCGTCCAGGGCCCCCCCAGAGAAAGAAAGATACCACAAGCTAAACCATCGGGACTTAGCAAAATACCTGTAGTTGGAGGGGGCAGAGCAGCCAAAATACCTGTCCGGGACAGTCAGCATGATGATGAAGCAAGCAGGGATCCACCTACTCCTGAAGACGACAGGCCCCATTTCAACTCACATGGTGCAGGGAGCAGAGATAAAATCAGTGATGTTGAGGCTAATGTGCCCACCTCAAAACACGCCCAGGAGGAGAGTCAGCAGCTTCCCCAGCCGAAAGTCCTCACCAGTTTACCGCGTGACTCAAAGATCCCTGTGAAGCATGGCGCACAGTCTCACGCAGCCTCCCAAATCCCTCAAGCTAAAGAGCCCGCTCGCACTAAGATACCAGTGTCCAAGGTTCCTGTCCGCAGGTCTGGCACTAAACCTGCAGCTGCAGGCGGCAGCACCCagttaagaaaataa